The Helianthus annuus cultivar XRQ/B chromosome 16, HanXRQr2.0-SUNRISE, whole genome shotgun sequence genome includes a window with the following:
- the LOC110916674 gene encoding flavonol 4'-sulfotransferase: MEEMFKTLPQHTSSWLKGKQTLYKYQDVWNHEKFHAGGILARQSFKARSNDVFLCSYPKSGTTWLKALAYAIVTRKKFDASTSPLLTTMPHNCIPTLDKEIEQIIEKHPNTSRFAPIATHLPYNSLPESIRASNCKIVYVYRNVKDVIVSYYHFMREIYKLPMEDAPFEEAFDEFCQGFSIYGPYWDHILGYSKASLERPETTLFLKYEDMQKDPTSNVKRLAEFIGYPFTAQEVEEGVIESITKMCSFENLSNLEVNKTGLQKGERFLVPENRFYFRKGKVGDWENYFTDEMIEKIDKLIDEKLSSTGLALK; this comes from the coding sequence ATGGAGGAGATGTTCAAAACACTTCCTCAGCACACTAGTAGCTGGTTGAAAGGCAAGCAAACCTTGTACAAGTATCAAGACGTATGGAACCATGAAAAGTTCCATGCAGGAGGAATTTTAGCAAGACAAAGCTTCAAGGCGCGATCAAATGATGTATTTCTATGTAGTTATCCCAAGAGTGGCACAACATGGCTAAAGGCCTTGGCTTATGCCATCGTAACCCGAAAAAAGTTCGATGCATCAACCAGCCCTTTGCTCACAACCATGCCTCATAACTGCATTCCCACCCTTGATAAAGAAATTGAACAAATTATAGAAAAACACCCCAACACCTCACGCTTTGCACCCATAGCCACACACCTTCCTTACAATTCCCTGCCAGAATCAATCAGAGCTTCGAACTGCAAGATAGTTTACGTATACCGGAATGTAAAAGATGTCATAGTTTCTTATTACCATTTCATGAGAGAAATATACAAACTACCCATGGAAGATGCCCCATTTGAGGAGGCGTTTGACGAGTTTTGTCAAGGCTTTTCAATATATGGACCATATTGGGATCATATCTTGGGATACTCAAAAGCAAGCTTGGAGAGACCTGAGACAACTCTTTTCCTGAAATATGAAGATATGCAAAAGGATCCTACAAGCAACGTGAAGAGACTTGCAGAGTTCATTGGGTATCCCTTTACAGCCCAAGAAGTGGAAGAAGGTGTGATAGAAAGTATTACAAAGATGTGTAGTTTTGAGAATTTGAGCAACTTAGAAGTAAACAAAACTGGTCTTCAAAAAGGAGAACGGTTCCTTGTGCCTGAAAACCGATTCTACTTCAGGAAGggtaaggttggagattgggagAACTACTTCACAGATGAGATGATCGAAAAGATTGACAAACTGATTGATGAGAAGTTGAGCTCCACCGGTTTAGCTCTAAAGTGA